Proteins encoded by one window of Deinococcus radiodurans R1 = ATCC 13939 = DSM 20539:
- a CDS encoding MBL fold metallo-hydrolase: protein MTWLKRRQIGEAEVFSLTDGNFRLDGGAMFGTIPRVLWEKVAPPDEENRIQLRINPLLIRLGGKNVLVETGMWDRGGEKFEQMYALERDETFFRGLRDVGVEPDDIDLVINTHLHFDHCGRNTGLTGEPTFPNARYVVQKQEWHDALHTHERSRASYIADTFMPIHEAGLFDLVDGETELLPGLSVLPLPGHNLGQQGVVLRSGGQTLVYVADLVPTTAHAPYPYVMGYDLYPVTCLEQRKKYLPQWFGEGAVICTPHDPKVAFATLHETKRGFELKAAED from the coding sequence ATGACCTGGCTCAAACGGCGGCAGATTGGCGAGGCCGAGGTGTTCTCGCTCACCGACGGCAACTTCCGGCTCGACGGCGGCGCGATGTTCGGCACCATTCCCCGCGTGCTGTGGGAAAAAGTGGCACCTCCGGACGAGGAAAACCGCATTCAATTGCGCATCAACCCTCTGCTGATTCGGCTCGGCGGCAAGAACGTGCTGGTGGAAACCGGCATGTGGGACCGGGGCGGCGAGAAGTTCGAGCAGATGTACGCGCTCGAACGCGACGAAACGTTTTTTCGGGGTCTGCGCGACGTGGGGGTGGAGCCCGACGACATTGACCTCGTCATCAACACCCACCTCCACTTCGACCACTGCGGGCGCAACACTGGCCTGACCGGCGAGCCGACCTTTCCCAACGCCCGCTACGTGGTGCAAAAGCAGGAGTGGCACGACGCCCTGCACACTCACGAACGCAGCCGGGCGAGCTACATCGCCGACACCTTCATGCCCATTCACGAAGCCGGCCTCTTCGATCTCGTAGACGGCGAAACCGAGCTGCTGCCAGGCCTGAGCGTGCTGCCGCTGCCGGGCCACAACCTCGGGCAGCAGGGCGTGGTGCTGCGCTCGGGCGGGCAGACGCTGGTGTACGTCGCCGACCTCGTGCCCACCACCGCCCACGCACCCTATCCCTACGTCATGGGCTACGACCTGTACCCCGTCACCTGCCTGGAGCAGCGCAAAAAGTACCTGCCGCAGTGGTTCGGGGAAGGCGCCGTCATCTGCACGCCGCACGACCCGAAAGTGGCGTTTGCGACGCTGCACGAAACGAAGCGGGGGTTTGAGTTGAAGGCTGCCGAGGACTGA
- a CDS encoding glucose-1-phosphate adenylyltransferase family protein produces MKTRIAGKTILAIVLAGGRGSRLSPLTDERAKPAVPFLGTYRLIDFTLSNLVHSGINDVWVIEQYLPHGLNDHLSGGRPWDLDRTRGGLVVMPPFASAENEEGEFAQGNAHALAQHAHLIREFGADLVLVLSADHVYRLDYSDVIRQHVERGASVTMVTTELADEQQATRFGNVRAAKNGKVSEFAYKPDEPLGKTVTAEVFVYDAHIMLSTLEALSKEGELGDYGEELLPALVARGDAHAFPMHGYWMDVGTLDAYLQTHRDFLDGKGFALDDPQWPFITSSISRPPTRIEKTARLDEALVCGGAVIAGEVVRSLIAPNAVVEAGAVVRDSVVQPGAVIRAGAQVSRAVVDQDAEVGPGSRVGGQTGNSRPTVVGAHAHLGPGVQVGPGQVVAPRTRVKAGEEGQKVQELDADDKAGKK; encoded by the coding sequence ATGAAGACCCGGATTGCTGGCAAAACCATTCTCGCCATCGTGCTGGCCGGGGGGCGCGGCAGCCGCCTCTCGCCGCTGACCGACGAGCGGGCCAAACCGGCGGTGCCGTTTCTGGGCACCTACCGCCTGATCGATTTCACCCTTTCCAACCTCGTTCACAGCGGCATCAACGACGTGTGGGTCATCGAGCAGTACCTGCCGCACGGCCTGAACGACCACCTCTCGGGCGGGCGCCCCTGGGACCTCGACCGCACACGCGGCGGGCTGGTGGTGATGCCGCCCTTCGCGAGCGCCGAGAACGAGGAAGGCGAGTTCGCGCAGGGCAACGCGCACGCCCTGGCGCAGCACGCGCACCTCATCCGCGAGTTCGGCGCCGACTTGGTGCTGGTCCTGAGCGCCGACCATGTGTACCGCCTAGACTACTCGGACGTGATCCGGCAGCATGTGGAGCGCGGCGCGAGCGTGACGATGGTCACGACGGAGCTGGCAGACGAACAGCAGGCCACCCGCTTCGGCAACGTCCGTGCGGCGAAGAATGGCAAGGTCAGCGAGTTCGCCTACAAACCCGACGAGCCGCTCGGCAAGACCGTAACCGCCGAAGTCTTCGTGTACGACGCGCACATCATGCTTTCCACGCTGGAAGCCCTGTCAAAAGAGGGCGAGCTGGGCGACTACGGCGAGGAGCTGCTGCCCGCGCTGGTGGCCCGTGGTGACGCCCACGCCTTTCCCATGCACGGTTACTGGATGGACGTGGGCACGCTGGACGCTTACTTGCAAACCCACCGCGATTTTCTGGACGGCAAAGGCTTTGCGCTCGACGACCCGCAGTGGCCCTTCATCACTTCCAGCATCAGCCGCCCGCCGACCCGGATCGAGAAGACCGCCCGGCTGGACGAGGCGTTGGTCTGCGGCGGCGCGGTGATCGCCGGGGAAGTCGTGCGGAGCCTGATTGCCCCGAACGCGGTGGTGGAAGCGGGCGCCGTGGTCCGCGACTCGGTGGTGCAGCCGGGTGCCGTGATTCGCGCCGGGGCACAGGTGAGCCGCGCGGTGGTGGACCAGGACGCCGAAGTCGGCCCGGGCTCGCGCGTGGGCGGACAGACCGGCAACAGCCGCCCCACCGTGGTCGGCGCCCATGCCCACCTGGGTCCCGGCGTGCAGGTCGGCCCCGGTCAGGTGGTGGCCCCGCGCACCCGCGTGAAGGCAGGCGAGGAGGGGCAGAAGGTGCAGGAGCTGGACGCGGACGACAAGGCGGGGAAAAAGTAG
- the secG gene encoding preprotein translocase subunit SecG: MTPILTIFLILFAAICVGLVFFVLLQVPKQAGLSASMASGGSLLGGRGVEGGLVRTTAVLGGLFMLLAFLIVFVSR, encoded by the coding sequence ATGACCCCCATTCTGACCATCTTTCTGATTCTGTTCGCTGCCATCTGCGTCGGCCTGGTGTTTTTCGTGCTGCTGCAAGTGCCCAAGCAGGCGGGCCTCTCGGCTAGCATGGCGTCGGGCGGCTCGCTGCTCGGCGGGCGCGGGGTGGAAGGCGGCCTGGTCCGCACCACCGCCGTCCTGGGCGGGCTGTTTATGCTGCTCGCCTTTCTGATCGTGTTCGTCTCGCGCTGA
- a CDS encoding glutamate-5-semialdehyde dehydrogenase: MTQTDSLPGVQATVQDMGERARRAARVLRSLPTGRKVQALRALAAELRAREAGILAANAQDVQAAEAAGLPAPLVDRLRLSAGALAAIARDVEAVAALPDPVGEQTDEKTLPSGIRVSQRRVPLGVLGVIYESRPNVTVDVAALALMSGNAAILRGGKETVNSNAALEDAIHAALNREGLPADAVQVIRDPDRARMLELLRLDESVDAIIPRGGAGLHRFCVENATVPVIVGGIGVVHIYLDGSFVQTPQDVQIAAALIRNAKTQKPSACNALDTLLIDRAALAALPDVVRPLLESGVEVRADAEAQAALAGAGLNVTSAQLGDYGTEFLALVASLRTVSGLDEALDFIAERGGHTDVILTRDPAQAERFVQDVDSAAVMVNVSPRFNDGGQLGLGAEVAISTQKLHARGPMGLRELTTSKWVVRGEGQVRD; this comes from the coding sequence ATGACCCAGACCGATTCTCTCCCGGGTGTTCAGGCCACTGTTCAGGACATGGGCGAGCGGGCCCGCCGCGCCGCCCGCGTGCTGCGGTCGCTGCCCACCGGGCGCAAGGTGCAGGCGCTCCGCGCCCTTGCCGCCGAGCTGCGGGCGCGGGAAGCCGGGATTCTCGCCGCCAACGCGCAGGACGTGCAGGCCGCCGAGGCCGCCGGGTTGCCCGCGCCCCTGGTGGACCGGTTGCGGCTGAGCGCGGGCGCCCTTGCCGCCATCGCCCGCGACGTGGAGGCGGTGGCCGCGCTGCCCGACCCGGTGGGCGAGCAGACCGACGAAAAGACCCTGCCGAGCGGCATTCGCGTCTCGCAGCGCCGGGTGCCGCTCGGCGTGCTCGGCGTGATCTACGAGAGCCGCCCCAACGTGACGGTGGACGTGGCGGCGCTCGCGCTGATGTCGGGCAATGCGGCCATTCTGCGCGGCGGCAAGGAGACGGTGAACTCCAACGCCGCGCTGGAAGACGCCATTCACGCCGCTTTGAACCGCGAGGGCCTTCCCGCCGACGCCGTGCAGGTCATCCGCGACCCCGACCGTGCCCGGATGCTGGAGCTGCTGCGGCTCGACGAGTCGGTGGACGCCATCATCCCGCGTGGCGGCGCGGGGCTGCATCGCTTCTGCGTGGAAAATGCGACGGTGCCGGTCATCGTGGGTGGTATAGGGGTGGTTCACATCTACCTCGACGGCTCGTTCGTTCAGACTCCACAGGACGTGCAGATCGCCGCCGCCCTCATCCGCAACGCCAAGACCCAGAAACCGAGCGCCTGCAACGCGCTGGACACGCTGCTCATTGACCGCGCTGCCCTCGCCGCGCTGCCCGACGTGGTGCGCCCGCTGCTGGAGAGCGGCGTGGAAGTGCGGGCCGACGCCGAGGCGCAAGCGGCCCTGGCGGGAGCGGGCCTGAACGTGACCTCGGCGCAGCTCGGCGACTACGGCACCGAGTTTCTCGCGCTTGTCGCCAGCCTCCGCACCGTGTCGGGACTGGACGAGGCGCTCGACTTCATCGCCGAGCGTGGCGGGCACACCGACGTGATTCTGACCCGCGACCCGGCGCAGGCTGAGCGCTTCGTGCAGGACGTGGACAGCGCCGCCGTGATGGTCAATGTCAGCCCGCGCTTCAACGACGGCGGTCAGCTCGGTCTGGGGGCCGAGGTCGCCATCAGCACTCAGAAGCTGCACGCCCGGGGACCGATGGGCCTGCGCGAACTGACGACGAGCAAATGGGTGGTGCGCGGCGAGGGACAGGTGCGAGACTAA
- the proB gene encoding glutamate 5-kinase — MRVVLKLGTSVLTAGTDRLHRPRLVDLMRDIAAVSAQGHEVVLVSSGAVTAGWEALGFPPRERTLAEKQLLAAVGQVQLMHLYTSLAELYGLRSAQLLLTADDFRERTRYLNARTTLEGCLSRGVLPVINENDTVAVEQIKVGDNDTLSAFVANLVEADLLLILTDAPGLYTADPRTHPDATLIPVVERVTPDIWALAGGAGSHRGTGGMHTKIQAAEIATRAGTPVVIAPGDLPEALRRVVDGEALGTRFLAHGTRLEARKRWILAEIAHGRLLLDGGAAQAVRERGSSLLPAGIRQVEGDFERGHTVRLLAPDGQELGRGLTRYRADDLRRVCGHHSREIEALLGYTYGEEAVHRDDLVLL, encoded by the coding sequence ATGCGCGTTGTCCTCAAGCTCGGCACCAGTGTTCTGACCGCAGGCACCGACCGCCTGCACCGGCCCCGGCTGGTAGACCTGATGCGCGACATCGCCGCCGTGTCGGCGCAGGGGCACGAGGTCGTGCTGGTCAGCAGCGGCGCGGTCACGGCGGGCTGGGAAGCGCTCGGGTTTCCGCCGCGCGAGCGCACCCTCGCCGAAAAGCAACTGCTCGCGGCGGTGGGGCAGGTGCAGTTGATGCACCTCTATACGTCGCTGGCCGAGCTGTATGGCCTGCGCTCGGCCCAGTTGCTCCTCACCGCCGACGACTTCCGCGAACGCACCCGCTACCTCAACGCCCGCACCACCCTGGAGGGCTGCCTCAGCCGGGGCGTGCTGCCGGTTATCAACGAGAACGACACCGTGGCGGTGGAGCAGATCAAGGTGGGCGACAACGACACCCTCTCGGCCTTCGTCGCCAATCTGGTGGAGGCCGACCTGCTGCTGATCCTGACCGACGCGCCGGGCCTCTACACCGCCGACCCGCGCACTCACCCGGACGCCACCCTGATTCCGGTGGTGGAGCGCGTGACCCCCGATATCTGGGCACTGGCGGGCGGCGCGGGAAGCCACCGGGGCACCGGCGGAATGCACACCAAGATTCAGGCCGCCGAAATTGCCACGCGCGCCGGCACCCCCGTCGTCATCGCCCCCGGCGACTTGCCCGAGGCCCTGCGCCGGGTGGTGGACGGCGAGGCGCTCGGCACCCGCTTTCTGGCGCACGGCACCCGTTTGGAGGCCCGCAAGCGCTGGATTCTGGCCGAAATCGCGCACGGGCGGCTGCTCCTCGACGGCGGCGCGGCGCAGGCGGTGCGCGAGCGCGGCAGCAGCCTGCTTCCGGCGGGCATCCGGCAGGTGGAGGGCGACTTCGAGCGCGGCCACACCGTGCGCCTGCTCGCCCCCGACGGCCAGGAACTCGGGCGCGGCCTGACCCGCTACCGGGCCGACGACCTGCGCCGGGTGTGTGGCCACCATTCCCGTGAGATCGAGGCGCTGCTGGGGTACACCTACGGTGAAGAGGCGGTGCACCGTGACGACCTGGTGCTGCTCTAG
- a CDS encoding HAMP domain-containing protein: protein MKYTVLIRQPVPEEIRPQLEEQLVSRFGLNAEQAQRLAARRSGRLMKPTSQARAELLVQVFESVGAQVSLEEVRTAQDTAAPVATPLPAEQPAASLDPFAPGVSDPFTPSSDLFADLFAAPASATTVIGATPGFLTASEQAISETERAGAGQMVPEVPDLSGLDVAGLNGAASQVVPAPALDVTDADLDPLPDWARSAAPARNGEEATSPALGRTPDPRKMTAVGDAAGNDDWADFTGSLSLPEADTLQTSRPASTAPRQTTEFLTDVSDEAVTSGQPRRSLAQQIRLGTLLPLGLSGLLTLGLLLLALPRLEQRLVQSSAQTLAAVIGTTLPASAAAQGEQLSTVVRDPNVGFVRVETPGGGTTLRASATTDLSALNTRLAAWGAGNRPAARLRVGKQDYTVSRVSIVREGAGTLRAVAAGQENSAPVVRRVTVGLAGTQAAANLRSTLGLVLLTTLLGLLLALAFAARAARQIVGPLERLVEVADAISLGDLTRPVRMERNDEIGDLAQALERMRLSLEAAMDRLRRRKRT from the coding sequence ATGAAGTACACGGTTCTGATTCGCCAACCCGTTCCCGAGGAGATTCGCCCGCAGCTTGAGGAGCAGCTCGTCAGCCGCTTCGGCCTGAACGCCGAGCAGGCCCAGCGCCTCGCCGCCCGGCGCTCGGGCCGCCTGATGAAACCGACCTCGCAGGCCCGCGCCGAACTGCTGGTGCAGGTCTTCGAGTCGGTGGGCGCCCAGGTCTCGCTCGAAGAGGTCCGCACCGCCCAGGACACGGCGGCTCCGGTGGCCACTCCGCTGCCCGCCGAGCAACCTGCCGCGTCGCTCGACCCCTTTGCCCCCGGTGTCAGCGACCCTTTTACGCCCAGCAGCGACCTCTTCGCCGACCTGTTCGCGGCCCCCGCGTCTGCAACCACCGTCATCGGGGCGACCCCCGGTTTTCTGACCGCGTCCGAGCAGGCCATCTCCGAGACAGAGCGGGCAGGGGCAGGGCAGATGGTGCCGGAGGTGCCGGACCTGTCAGGACTGGACGTGGCAGGACTGAATGGAGCGGCGTCGCAGGTTGTCCCGGCGCCCGCGCTCGACGTGACCGACGCCGATCTCGACCCCCTGCCCGATTGGGCCCGCTCGGCAGCGCCCGCACGGAATGGAGAGGAGGCCACGTCACCCGCTCTGGGCCGCACCCCGGACCCCCGCAAGATGACGGCGGTGGGCGACGCCGCAGGCAACGACGACTGGGCCGACTTCACCGGGTCGTTGTCGCTGCCGGAAGCCGACACCTTGCAGACCTCGCGCCCGGCGAGCACGGCGCCGCGTCAGACGACCGAATTCCTGACCGATGTGAGCGACGAGGCGGTCACCAGCGGGCAGCCGCGCCGCAGCCTGGCCCAGCAGATCCGCCTCGGCACGCTGCTGCCGCTGGGGCTGTCGGGCCTGCTGACCCTGGGGCTGCTGCTGCTGGCGCTGCCCCGGCTGGAGCAGCGGCTGGTGCAGAGCAGTGCCCAGACGCTCGCGGCGGTCATCGGCACCACCCTGCCGGCGAGCGCGGCGGCCCAGGGTGAGCAGCTCAGCACCGTCGTCCGCGACCCCAACGTGGGCTTCGTGCGGGTGGAGACACCCGGCGGCGGCACCACGCTGCGTGCGTCGGCCACCACCGACCTCTCCGCGCTCAACACCCGGCTGGCAGCCTGGGGCGCGGGGAACCGCCCGGCAGCTCGCCTGCGGGTCGGTAAGCAGGACTACACCGTGAGCCGTGTGAGCATCGTGCGCGAGGGGGCGGGCACCCTACGGGCCGTGGCGGCGGGACAGGAGAACTCGGCCCCGGTGGTCCGCCGCGTCACGGTGGGCCTCGCCGGGACCCAGGCCGCCGCCAACCTGCGCAGCACGCTGGGGCTGGTGCTGCTGACCACCCTGCTGGGGCTGCTGCTCGCGCTGGCCTTCGCTGCCCGCGCCGCCCGGCAGATCGTGGGGCCGCTCGAACGGCTGGTGGAGGTGGCCGACGCCATCTCGCTCGGTGACCTGACCCGCCCGGTCCGCATGGAGCGCAACGACGAAATCGGCGACCTCGCCCAGGCCCTCGAACGTATGCGCCTGAGTCTGGAAGCCGCGATGGACCGCCTGCGCCGCCGCAAGCGCACGTAA
- a CDS encoding monothiol bacilliredoxin BrxC family protein — translation MTQGQDQVLSPLTTPDEVDQFLKDYPLAAVFKAGTCHKTMQGFGVLETFLQRYELPVGFIRVVDWRPASNHVAELTGLTHHSPQFILFKDGQAQYEVNNWDITPEALGPVFEQQVPQRSGAAQVDAGDSVEPYRQLMQAYLAGQLSDWAFQDQYVTMFRDDASLRSQREFELLSRLFGDPDAYHGGLHQLGAPQDRGDLKARVQSVLDQLG, via the coding sequence ATGACCCAAGGCCAAGACCAAGTGCTCTCCCCCCTGACCACACCCGACGAGGTGGACCAGTTTCTGAAGGACTACCCCCTCGCCGCCGTCTTCAAGGCCGGCACCTGCCACAAGACCATGCAGGGCTTCGGCGTCCTCGAAACCTTCTTGCAGCGCTACGAGCTGCCCGTCGGCTTTATCCGCGTGGTGGACTGGCGCCCGGCGAGCAACCACGTCGCTGAATTGACCGGCCTGACCCATCACAGCCCGCAGTTCATCCTCTTCAAGGACGGTCAGGCGCAGTACGAGGTGAACAACTGGGACATCACCCCCGAAGCGCTCGGGCCGGTGTTCGAGCAGCAGGTGCCCCAGCGCAGCGGCGCGGCGCAGGTGGACGCGGGCGACAGCGTGGAGCCCTACCGTCAGCTCATGCAGGCTTACCTCGCGGGGCAGCTCAGCGACTGGGCGTTTCAGGACCAGTACGTGACCATGTTCCGCGACGACGCCTCGCTGCGCTCACAGCGCGAATTCGAACTGCTTTCGCGCCTGTTCGGTGACCCCGACGCCTACCACGGCGGCCTGCACCAGCTCGGTGCTCCCCAGGACCGCGGCGACCTCAAGGCCCGCGTGCAGAGCGTGCTCGACCAGCTCGGCTGA
- a CDS encoding class I SAM-dependent rRNA methyltransferase has translation MTVLPVPDLLARALDRRAGLPGAGTTFFRAVHITETGGLWTLDVAGDAGILSLYTDLSAEAERDLAAQCGEAAGLSSVYLKRRPPEAKHLANVAREVLSPPDPLWGTARPEVTALEEGVPFLIRPGADLSVGLFSDARPARRWVRGHAAGQRVLNTFAYTCGFGLNAALAGAASVKNVDLSRKVLGWGQQNYALSGLAAPDHDFLYGDVFEWLTRLQRRGDLFDLVILDPPGFARSKAGTWRAEKDYGRLMAQASAVTAPGGEVLALLNHAGVSAGGLTHMVEQGLSTAGRRGHLTETLGPGRDYPGATHLKVQRWSLN, from the coding sequence ATGACTGTTTTGCCGGTGCCTGACCTGCTCGCCCGCGCCCTTGACCGCCGCGCCGGGCTGCCGGGAGCGGGCACCACCTTTTTCCGCGCCGTGCACATCACCGAAACGGGGGGCCTGTGGACGCTGGACGTGGCCGGTGACGCCGGAATACTGAGCCTCTACACCGATTTGAGTGCGGAAGCCGAGCGTGACCTCGCCGCACAGTGTGGTGAGGCGGCGGGCCTGAGCAGCGTCTACCTCAAGCGCCGCCCCCCCGAGGCGAAACATCTGGCGAACGTGGCGCGCGAGGTACTGTCACCGCCCGACCCGCTGTGGGGCACGGCCCGCCCCGAGGTAACGGCGCTCGAAGAAGGCGTGCCTTTCCTGATTCGCCCCGGCGCCGACCTCAGCGTGGGTCTCTTTTCCGACGCCCGCCCGGCGCGGCGCTGGGTGCGCGGGCACGCGGCGGGGCAGCGGGTGCTCAACACCTTCGCCTATACCTGCGGCTTCGGCCTCAACGCGGCGCTCGCCGGAGCTGCGAGCGTCAAGAACGTGGACCTCTCGCGCAAAGTCCTGGGGTGGGGCCAGCAGAACTACGCCCTGAGCGGCCTCGCGGCGCCCGACCACGACTTTCTGTACGGCGACGTGTTCGAGTGGCTGACCCGCTTACAGCGGCGCGGCGACCTCTTCGACCTTGTCATCCTCGACCCGCCCGGCTTCGCCCGCTCGAAGGCCGGGACGTGGCGCGCCGAAAAGGACTACGGGCGGCTCATGGCGCAGGCGAGTGCGGTCACGGCGCCCGGCGGTGAGGTGCTCGCGCTGCTCAACCACGCCGGGGTATCGGCGGGCGGCCTGACCCACATGGTCGAGCAGGGGCTGAGTACAGCGGGTCGACGCGGCCACCTGACCGAAACACTCGGGCCGGGGCGCGACTATCCGGGGGCGACTCACCTCAAGGTTCAAAGATGGAGCCTGAACTGA
- the mraY gene encoding phospho-N-acetylmuramoyl-pentapeptide-transferase: MMVVAALLSWFLLGLFIHYSKKFGWGQPIRQDGPQTHLAKEGTPTAGGVAFVLALLLVFVGLLAFGGIGQANLSREVMILLAALGMGVVGGIDDFLKIRSRKFGGKKELLAREKFPLQVLVALLFAGFAAPLASHQLLPGFMSIGGYPIFDMLFIAFVMVGSVNAFNFTDGLDGLLAGVGMIVLLPLVAVSPIAALMVAVLLGFLWFNAHPARVFMGDMGSHAIGAVAAGAYALYSDVWLLPIAAIIPVAAVLSVVIQVASVRLRKRKVFKMSPIQHHFELSGWPETHVTLRFWVVTGIATALTWWLMGGRP; the protein is encoded by the coding sequence ATGATGGTCGTGGCGGCGCTGCTGTCGTGGTTTTTGCTGGGGCTGTTTATTCACTACAGCAAGAAGTTCGGCTGGGGCCAGCCGATTCGCCAGGACGGGCCGCAGACCCACCTCGCCAAGGAAGGCACCCCCACGGCGGGCGGCGTGGCGTTTGTGCTGGCGCTGCTGCTGGTGTTCGTGGGGCTGCTGGCCTTCGGCGGCATCGGACAGGCGAACCTCAGCCGCGAGGTGATGATTCTGCTCGCCGCACTCGGCATGGGCGTGGTGGGCGGCATCGACGATTTTCTGAAAATCCGTTCGCGCAAGTTCGGCGGCAAAAAGGAACTGCTTGCCCGCGAGAAATTCCCCTTGCAGGTGCTTGTCGCGCTGCTGTTTGCGGGCTTCGCGGCGCCGCTCGCCAGCCACCAACTGCTGCCCGGTTTCATGTCCATCGGCGGTTACCCCATCTTCGACATGCTGTTCATCGCCTTTGTGATGGTGGGGAGCGTCAACGCCTTCAACTTCACCGACGGCCTCGACGGGCTGCTCGCTGGGGTCGGCATGATCGTGCTGCTGCCGCTCGTCGCCGTCTCGCCCATCGCCGCGCTGATGGTGGCCGTGCTGCTCGGGTTCCTGTGGTTCAATGCCCACCCCGCCCGCGTGTTTATGGGCGACATGGGCAGCCACGCCATCGGCGCGGTCGCGGCGGGTGCCTACGCGCTGTACTCGGACGTGTGGCTGCTGCCGATTGCCGCGATTATTCCGGTGGCGGCGGTGCTCAGCGTGGTGATTCAGGTCGCCTCGGTGCGGCTGCGAAAGCGCAAGGTGTTCAAGATGAGCCCCATTCAGCACCACTTCGAGCTCAGCGGCTGGCCCGAAACGCACGTCACCCTGCGTTTCTGGGTCGTGACCGGCATCGCCACCGCGCTGACGTGGTGGTTGATGGGCGGGCGGCCCTGA
- the ffh gene encoding signal recognition particle protein, with the protein MFESLGNKLQDILEKLGRERQLTEAQVKASMREIRMALLEADVNFGVAKDFVARVSEQAVGQQVLGSLNAGQTVIKLVHDELVQTLGGESAQPSLDKKNNVWFMVGLQGAGKTTSSGKLAAHYKKLGRKVLLVAADTQRPAARDQLEVLSKQVGVPVLKVNDGESPAETKARIEEHLARDPRDLVIVDTAGRLQIDEGLMNQLAALKAELQPTETLLVVDAMTGQEALNVAQAFDERIGVSGLIMTKMDGDARGGAALSARSVTGKPIYFAGVSEKLSGLEPFYPDRVAGRILGMGDVLGLIERAQAADLKAMEVKKPGDFDLEDLLLQLRQLRKLGPLGDLMKMIPGMSRALPEGFTIDEKQLQRIDAMISSMTVKERRNPKIIDGSRRKRIAQGSGSSVQDINKLLKMHEQMKEMMKMLGQMTGGKGKGMRMPKLPRGGGQMPPNLKMKK; encoded by the coding sequence ATGTTCGAGTCGCTGGGCAACAAATTGCAGGACATTCTGGAAAAGCTGGGCCGTGAGCGCCAGCTGACCGAGGCGCAGGTCAAGGCGTCCATGCGTGAAATTCGGATGGCCCTGCTGGAAGCCGACGTCAATTTCGGCGTCGCTAAGGACTTCGTTGCCAGGGTCAGCGAGCAGGCGGTGGGCCAGCAGGTGCTCGGCTCGCTCAACGCGGGGCAGACCGTCATCAAGCTCGTGCACGACGAACTGGTGCAGACCCTCGGCGGCGAGTCGGCGCAGCCTTCGCTCGACAAGAAAAACAACGTCTGGTTCATGGTCGGCCTGCAAGGCGCGGGCAAGACCACGAGCTCGGGCAAACTCGCCGCGCACTACAAGAAACTGGGCCGCAAGGTGCTGCTCGTCGCCGCCGACACCCAGCGCCCCGCCGCCCGCGACCAGCTCGAAGTGCTGAGCAAACAGGTGGGCGTGCCGGTGCTGAAGGTGAACGACGGCGAGTCGCCCGCCGAGACGAAGGCCCGTATCGAGGAACATCTCGCCCGTGACCCGCGCGACCTGGTGATCGTGGACACCGCCGGGCGCCTCCAGATCGACGAGGGACTGATGAACCAGCTCGCCGCCCTCAAGGCTGAGTTGCAGCCCACCGAGACGCTGCTGGTCGTGGACGCCATGACCGGGCAAGAAGCGCTCAACGTCGCGCAGGCCTTCGACGAGCGCATCGGCGTGTCGGGCCTGATCATGACCAAGATGGACGGGGACGCGCGCGGCGGCGCGGCGCTTTCGGCCCGCTCGGTGACGGGCAAGCCGATTTATTTTGCCGGGGTCAGCGAGAAACTCAGCGGCCTGGAGCCGTTCTACCCCGACCGGGTGGCCGGGCGCATTCTCGGCATGGGTGACGTGCTGGGCCTGATTGAGCGCGCGCAGGCCGCCGACCTCAAGGCGATGGAGGTCAAGAAGCCCGGCGACTTCGACCTTGAGGACCTGCTGCTGCAACTGCGCCAGCTGCGTAAACTCGGGCCGCTCGGCGACCTGATGAAGATGATTCCCGGCATGAGCCGCGCGCTGCCCGAGGGCTTTACCATCGACGAAAAGCAGCTTCAGCGCATCGACGCGATGATTTCTTCGATGACGGTCAAGGAGCGGCGCAACCCCAAGATCATCGACGGCAGCCGCCGCAAGCGCATCGCGCAGGGCAGCGGCTCCAGCGTGCAGGACATCAACAAACTGCTCAAGATGCACGAGCAGATGAAGGAAATGATGAAAATGCTCGGCCAGATGACCGGCGGCAAGGGCAAAGGCATGCGAATGCCCAAGCTGCCGCGCGGCGGCGGGCAGATGCCGCCCAACCTGAAGATGAAGAAGTGA